A genome region from Tolypothrix sp. PCC 7712 includes the following:
- a CDS encoding non-ribosomal peptide synthetase has protein sequence MDKNLSQKSVEFVNLLEIIRWRSQKQPQQQAYCFLLDGEVEVQSLTYGELDNQAQRIAGLLQACGVKKGERVLLLYPPGLEFITAFFGCLYAGAIAVPAYPPRANQSLSRLSAIATDADSTVALTTTTVLSHFQQHPTFKTLRLLTTDNMMADDWANLWRQPVIDRDTLAFLQYTSGSTGTPKGVMVSHGNLLHNQLLIKQAMQHTTATIFVGWLPLFHDMGLVGNILQPLYLGIPCILMSPVAFLQKPVRWLQAISQYRATTSGGPNFAYDLCVRKITAEQRANLDLSSWEVAFNGAEPVRQATLEKFAVTFGECGFRREAFYPCYGMAETTLIVSGGCKTTLPVLQPVQSEALTQNLIVPAKAGEIGTQILVGCGQALEDLKIAIVDPQTLTVCSDRQVGEIWVAGASVAQGYWDQPEQTESTFKAYTKDTKEGPFLRTGDLGFLQDGELFITGRLKDLIVIRGRNYYPQDIENTVQQSHPALEPHGGAAFSIDVDGEERLAIAQEVQRSHIRKLDIDEVIATIRAAVVVNHELQLYGVLLLKPGSILRTSSGKIQRYACRAKFLAGSWETIASSILEGIETGVNVADEIISEQPQLISYLQQQVAQILKVGISQIQPQQPLSTCGIDSLMAIELQHTIETKFGVVLAVTDFLADVSINQLATVILDKSALHKCEMEISHAEARQRVGRVSRLEATAAQRRKEYTLGFPQKSHIIPLINNVQNSHSSEYPLTYGQQALYFLQKLAPENYAYNIARAARIYGELNIAAFHRAWQILVDRHPALRTSFTTIDGQTKQRVCQQVEVCWLQEDATTWDETYLSDRLLEIAYRPFNLEQDPLMRVSLFTRSPQEHILLLVVHHIIADFWSLTILVDELGKLYQAEINNTSVNLPLVTCQYADYVTTTAKMLTSSQGEKLQAYWEQQLAGELPVLNLPADRMRSPMQTYRGNSISWQLSQELTNKLQNFSQQHQVTLYMTMLAVFQVLLYRYTGQEDLLVGSPTTGRSRADFASLVGYFVNPVVLRANFAENPTFEQFLQQVRSLVLDALTHQDYPFARLVEQLQPTRDPSRSPIFQVMFVFQKTHLPNNEGLGGFALGEEGARLKLGELELESFPLSKKIAQFDLTLAIAQVNGVLSTSWEYNADLFDAATITRMAGHFQTLLESIIVDSSQPVGMLPMLTQQEQQQILLEWNATQKDYDSICLHQQFVTQVEQTPDAVAVVFEQEEITYKQLNQEANQLAHYLQGLGVKKEVLVGVYLERSPQMVVSILAILKVGGAYVPLDPSYPRERLAFMLQDAQVAVLLTQERFLASLPEHQATVICLDKDNEVWASESVVNPVSEVTTHNLAYVIYTSGSTGKPKGVMNTHRGISNRLAWMQETYQLTIVDRVLQKTPFSFDVSIWEFFWPLTTGACLVMAQPGGHQDSAYLVKLIQEQQITTTHFVPSMLQVFLAEPSVEACKCLRRVICSGEALPVQLQEQFFTRLDAELHNLYGPTEAAIDVTFWACNRHSDKNIVPIGRAIANTQIYILDKHLQPVPIGVPGELHIGGVGVARGYLNQPELTADKFIVNPFSSDSSDRLYKTSDLARYHTDGIIEYLGRLDDQVKLRGFRIELTEIETVLTQHPAVREAVVVMRETSAVKRQVVLNHPENNLEITDLRNFLKGELTEELLVESTIKQLIAYCVCCHQPAPNTTELRRFLGEKLPDYMIPAAFIMLDALPVTANGKLDKKSLPHPSQDRPNLEKAFVPPHTLHEKILAQIWSEVLGIEQVGIHDNFFELGGDSIRSIQVVAKAQERGLRFSVAQVFQYQTIYNLLTAVSLNQPDALLTEKTAAFSLISAIERDKLPNDIEDAYPLTRVQTGIIFHSQYNLESLMYHDIFQYHLRVSFDLDLLQIAIQQLVNRHPILRTSFDLINFDEPLQLVHRSACIPVVVEDLRSLLPAAQTQVITSWIEIEKHQRFDLSCTPLMRLFIHRLTDETFCLTLSWHNSILDGWSNASLLTELLQRYHALLNGEENQIELPPTISYRDFVAVESRILQSPEYQNYWQQKLQGLVIKQIPRWDKTNSTKNVQVGVLDVPISPQVSDGLKQLARLAEVPLKNVLLAAHLKVMSLLIGDENVLTGLESNSRLEEADGEKTLGTFINTIPLRLQLKAGTWIDLVKQAFAAEQELLPYRHYPYSELQKFGNRQPLQPLLETVFNYTHFHVYQLLQDLSGLEIIGGQGFGESNFTLRVEFNRNHITDHIQLDLECKMAEISSTQLAAIGSYYSETLIAMATQPFNRHEEQCLLSTAQQQQILVEWNETAIAYPENLCIHQQFEAQIVRNPDAIALVYENEQLTYQELNRRANLLANHLQRLGVCADTLVAICVERSLDAIVGILGILKAGGAYLPLDPTYPSEHLAFILKDTQVSLLLTQSQLLPKIPNHQAQTLCLDSEWDIIANNSDDNPSCRTTRENLAYVIYTSGSTGNPKGVLITHQNLVHSTNARIAYYQTPISSFLLIPSFAFDSSVAVIFWTLCQGGKLILIKDGWQRDIWQLAQLIEQHQITHWLSVPSLYNSLLAHIENQQLISLQTVIVAGETCSIELVKNHQKLLPNTSLFNEYGPTETTVWSSVYNCSHHDLNNNPIPIGRPIGNTEIYILNSHLQPVPIGTPGEIYIGGFGVSKGYLNRPELTIEKFIPDPFSKQPNARLYKTGDQARYLSNGNIEFLGRIDHQIKLRGYRIELGEIEAVLQQHPQVKQAIVIARNIDSENQQLVAYVVPSQPQHSLTNELRSFLQTKLPNYMIPSVILQIDTLPLTPNGKIDRQKLPAPEPNNELLTELLKKLNSLSEAEVKTLLSQKNHQPN, from the coding sequence ATGGATAAAAACCTTTCGCAAAAATCAGTAGAATTTGTGAATTTGCTGGAAATTATCCGTTGGCGATCGCAAAAGCAACCTCAGCAGCAAGCCTATTGTTTTCTACTGGATGGAGAGGTTGAAGTCCAATCATTAACTTATGGGGAATTAGACAATCAAGCTCAGAGAATTGCTGGCTTATTACAAGCTTGTGGAGTCAAAAAAGGCGAACGAGTTTTACTCCTATATCCACCGGGTTTAGAATTTATCACGGCATTTTTTGGCTGTTTATATGCAGGAGCGATCGCAGTTCCGGCTTATCCGCCGCGTGCGAATCAATCCTTGTCTCGACTGAGTGCGATCGCTACTGATGCAGATTCAACAGTCGCACTGACTACAACAACAGTCTTGTCCCACTTCCAGCAGCATCCAACATTCAAAACTCTGCGGTTGCTAACCACAGATAACATGATGGCTGATGACTGGGCAAATTTATGGCGACAGCCAGTTATAGATAGGGACACCCTGGCCTTTTTACAATACACTTCCGGCTCTACAGGTACACCAAAAGGCGTAATGGTGAGTCACGGAAATTTACTGCATAACCAGTTGTTGATTAAACAGGCGATGCAGCACACCACAGCAACCATCTTTGTGGGTTGGCTACCACTGTTTCATGACATGGGTTTAGTGGGGAATATACTCCAGCCTCTATATTTAGGGATACCTTGTATTCTCATGTCTCCAGTGGCATTTTTGCAAAAACCTGTGCGCTGGCTACAAGCAATTTCTCAGTATCGCGCTACAACTAGCGGCGGTCCTAATTTTGCCTACGACTTATGTGTGCGGAAAATTACAGCCGAACAACGAGCTAACTTAGATTTGAGTAGCTGGGAAGTCGCTTTTAATGGTGCAGAACCAGTTCGCCAAGCAACATTAGAAAAATTTGCTGTCACCTTTGGAGAATGTGGCTTTCGGCGCGAAGCATTTTATCCCTGTTACGGAATGGCAGAAACCACATTGATTGTTTCTGGAGGGTGTAAAACAACTCTACCAGTATTACAGCCAGTCCAATCAGAGGCTCTGACGCAAAATCTGATAGTTCCAGCTAAAGCGGGAGAAATAGGTACACAAATATTAGTTGGTTGTGGTCAAGCCTTAGAAGATTTGAAAATAGCCATTGTCGATCCCCAGACCTTGACGGTTTGTAGCGATCGCCAAGTTGGTGAAATTTGGGTGGCGGGAGCGAGTGTAGCTCAAGGTTATTGGGATCAACCAGAGCAAACAGAGTCCACCTTTAAAGCCTATACAAAAGACACCAAAGAAGGGCCGTTTTTGCGTACAGGAGACTTGGGATTTTTACAGGATGGCGAACTATTTATCACAGGTCGTTTGAAGGATCTGATCGTCATTCGTGGCAGAAACTATTATCCCCAAGACATTGAAAATACAGTTCAGCAGAGCCATCCAGCCCTAGAACCTCACGGTGGGGCAGCATTTAGTATTGATGTGGATGGGGAAGAAAGACTGGCGATCGCTCAAGAAGTCCAACGCAGTCACATACGAAAGTTGGATATAGACGAGGTAATTGCCACAATCCGTGCGGCTGTCGTGGTCAATCATGAACTACAACTGTATGGGGTACTGCTGCTCAAACCAGGGAGCATTTTGAGGACTTCTAGTGGGAAAATTCAGCGTTATGCTTGTCGGGCGAAATTTTTAGCAGGAAGTTGGGAGACTATTGCCAGTAGCATTTTAGAAGGTATTGAAACTGGGGTAAATGTAGCAGACGAAATTATCTCGGAACAGCCACAGCTAATATCGTACCTGCAACAGCAAGTTGCTCAAATTCTGAAAGTGGGAATATCGCAAATTCAACCACAACAGCCTTTAAGCACTTGCGGTATAGATTCTCTCATGGCCATTGAACTTCAGCACACCATTGAGACGAAATTTGGTGTAGTTTTGGCAGTTACAGACTTTTTGGCAGATGTAAGTATTAATCAATTAGCAACGGTAATACTTGATAAATCGGCGTTGCATAAATGCGAGATGGAAATATCTCACGCAGAGGCAAGGCAGCGCGTTGGGCGGGTTTCCCGACTTGAAGCGACTGCCGCGCAAAGGCGCAAAGAGTATACTCTTGGTTTTCCTCAAAAATCTCACATCATCCCCTTAATCAACAACGTCCAAAACTCTCATTCGTCTGAGTATCCCCTTACTTACGGTCAGCAAGCTCTTTACTTTTTACAAAAACTAGCACCAGAAAATTATGCTTACAACATTGCTAGGGCGGCGCGGATTTATGGTGAGTTAAATATTGCCGCATTCCACCGAGCATGGCAAATTTTAGTTGACCGTCATCCGGCTTTGCGTACCAGTTTCACAACTATTGATGGACAAACCAAGCAAAGAGTGTGTCAACAAGTAGAAGTTTGTTGGCTACAAGAAGATGCGACAACATGGGATGAGACATACTTGAGCGATCGCTTATTAGAAATAGCATACCGTCCCTTCAATTTAGAGCAAGACCCCTTGATGCGGGTGAGTTTATTTACTCGCTCACCTCAAGAACATATCTTGCTGCTAGTTGTTCACCACATCATTGCTGACTTTTGGAGTCTGACGATATTAGTAGATGAGTTGGGAAAACTTTACCAAGCCGAAATCAACAATACATCCGTAAATCTTCCCCTCGTAACCTGCCAATATGCTGACTATGTAACCACTACAGCCAAAATGCTGACTAGTTCTCAAGGCGAAAAACTCCAAGCTTATTGGGAACAGCAATTAGCAGGAGAATTACCAGTGCTGAATTTGCCTGCTGACCGGATGCGATCGCCCATGCAAACCTATAGAGGTAATAGTATAAGTTGGCAACTTAGTCAAGAACTCACAAATAAACTGCAAAACTTCAGCCAACAACATCAAGTCACCCTGTATATGACCATGTTGGCAGTTTTTCAAGTCTTGCTGTATCGCTATACAGGCCAAGAGGATTTATTAGTCGGTTCGCCAACCACAGGGAGAAGTCGGGCTGATTTTGCCTCTTTAGTAGGTTATTTTGTCAATCCGGTAGTATTGCGGGCAAATTTCGCTGAAAATCCAACATTTGAGCAGTTTTTACAGCAAGTGCGATCGCTGGTTTTGGATGCGTTAACTCACCAAGATTATCCCTTTGCACGGTTAGTTGAGCAACTACAGCCTACACGCGATCCCAGTCGCTCACCTATATTTCAAGTGATGTTTGTCTTCCAGAAAACACACTTGCCCAATAACGAAGGATTAGGGGGCTTTGCTTTAGGAGAAGAAGGTGCAAGATTAAAACTAGGAGAACTAGAGTTAGAGTCTTTCCCACTGTCCAAGAAAATAGCTCAGTTTGACCTCACTTTAGCGATCGCCCAAGTCAATGGTGTGCTATCCACTTCTTGGGAATACAATGCAGATTTATTTGATGCAGCTACTATTACCCGCATGGCTGGGCATTTCCAGACATTACTAGAAAGTATCATTGTTGACTCTAGCCAGCCTGTGGGTATGCTGCCAATGCTGACTCAGCAAGAACAGCAGCAAATACTACTAGAGTGGAATGCTACTCAGAAAGATTACGACAGTATTTGTTTACATCAGCAATTTGTTACCCAAGTCGAGCAGACACCAGACGCGGTAGCAGTAGTTTTTGAGCAGGAAGAAATTACTTACAAACAATTGAATCAAGAGGCTAACCAATTAGCACATTACCTGCAAGGTTTGGGAGTCAAAAAAGAGGTTTTAGTTGGTGTTTACTTAGAGCGATCGCCCCAGATGGTGGTGAGTATTTTAGCGATTCTCAAAGTGGGAGGGGCATATGTACCTCTAGATCCCAGCTATCCGCGAGAACGTCTGGCTTTTATGCTCCAAGATGCTCAAGTTGCAGTTTTATTGACTCAAGAGAGATTTTTAGCCAGTTTACCCGAACATCAAGCAACGGTGATTTGTCTGGATAAGGACAATGAAGTTTGGGCTAGTGAAAGTGTTGTCAACCCAGTGAGTGAGGTAACAACTCATAACCTAGCTTATGTAATTTATACATCCGGCTCAACTGGGAAACCCAAGGGGGTAATGAACACCCATCGGGGAATTTCTAATCGCCTAGCTTGGATGCAGGAAACTTACCAATTAACAATAGTAGATAGGGTGTTACAAAAAACACCTTTTAGCTTTGATGTGTCGATTTGGGAATTTTTCTGGCCTTTGACTACCGGAGCTTGTTTAGTGATGGCTCAACCAGGAGGGCATCAAGATAGTGCTTACTTAGTTAAATTAATCCAAGAGCAGCAAATTACCACGACTCATTTTGTACCTTCAATGCTGCAAGTATTTTTAGCAGAACCCAGCGTTGAGGCGTGTAAATGCTTGCGGCGGGTAATTTGTAGCGGGGAAGCATTACCTGTGCAGCTGCAAGAGCAATTTTTTACGCGATTGGATGCAGAATTGCATAACTTGTATGGCCCTACAGAAGCCGCAATTGATGTTACATTTTGGGCTTGTAATCGCCATTCTGATAAAAACATTGTCCCTATAGGACGAGCGATCGCCAACACGCAAATCTATATCCTAGATAAGCATTTACAACCAGTTCCTATTGGTGTTCCAGGAGAACTACACATTGGCGGAGTAGGTGTAGCTAGGGGTTATCTCAACCAACCAGAACTCACAGCCGATAAATTCATTGTCAATCCTTTCAGTAGCGACTCAAGCGATCGTTTGTACAAAACTAGTGACTTAGCACGCTACCATACAGACGGTATTATTGAGTATCTAGGAAGACTGGATGACCAAGTTAAGTTACGTGGTTTCCGCATTGAATTGACAGAAATTGAAACTGTATTGACTCAACATCCAGCTGTGCGGGAAGCCGTTGTTGTGATGCGGGAAACATCGGCTGTAAAACGCCAAGTTGTGCTGAATCATCCAGAAAATAACTTAGAAATTACTGATTTACGAAACTTCCTCAAAGGGGAATTAACCGAAGAACTGCTAGTTGAATCTACAATAAAGCAACTCATCGCCTATTGTGTTTGTTGTCATCAACCTGCGCCTAATACTACTGAATTACGCCGCTTCTTAGGTGAAAAACTACCCGATTACATGATTCCGGCGGCGTTCATCATGCTTGATGCACTTCCTGTCACCGCAAATGGGAAATTAGATAAAAAGTCTTTACCACATCCTAGTCAAGATAGACCTAATTTAGAAAAAGCTTTCGTCCCTCCTCACACTCTACATGAAAAGATATTGGCGCAAATCTGGAGCGAAGTTTTGGGGATTGAACAAGTGGGGATTCATGACAACTTCTTTGAGTTGGGAGGAGATTCTATCCGCAGTATTCAAGTTGTGGCGAAAGCGCAGGAAAGAGGTTTAAGGTTCTCTGTAGCGCAGGTTTTTCAATATCAAACTATCTATAATTTATTAACAGCAGTTTCTCTGAATCAACCTGATGCTTTATTAACAGAGAAAACCGCAGCTTTTAGCTTAATATCAGCCATTGAAAGAGATAAACTACCTAACGATATAGAAGATGCTTATCCTTTAACCAGAGTTCAGACTGGCATCATTTTTCATAGCCAGTACAACTTGGAATCCTTGATGTATCATGATATTTTTCAATATCATCTGCGGGTTAGTTTCGACTTGGATTTATTACAGATAGCGATACAACAGCTTGTGAATCGCCATCCAATTTTGCGTACCTCTTTTGATTTGATTAACTTTGATGAGCCTTTACAACTCGTGCATCGAAGTGCTTGTATACCAGTAGTTGTAGAGGATTTGCGCTCATTATTACCAGCAGCACAAACACAGGTAATTACATCTTGGATTGAAATTGAAAAACATCAGCGTTTTGACTTGTCTTGTACACCACTGATGCGCCTGTTTATTCATCGTTTGACAGATGAAACCTTCTGTCTCACTTTAAGTTGGCACAATTCGATTTTAGATGGCTGGAGTAATGCTTCTCTCTTAACAGAATTACTACAGCGTTATCATGCCCTGTTGAATGGAGAAGAAAATCAGATAGAATTACCACCAACAATTTCCTATCGGGATTTTGTCGCTGTCGAAAGTCGGATTTTACAATCTCCAGAATATCAAAACTATTGGCAGCAAAAATTACAAGGATTGGTGATTAAGCAAATCCCTCGTTGGGATAAGACTAACTCAACAAAAAACGTCCAAGTTGGTGTGTTGGATGTACCGATTTCTCCTCAAGTTTCTGATGGACTCAAGCAACTAGCGCGACTCGCCGAAGTTCCTCTAAAAAATGTCTTGTTAGCTGCACATTTAAAAGTGATGAGTTTATTAATTGGCGATGAAAATGTATTAACAGGATTAGAATCTAACAGTCGGTTAGAGGAAGCTGATGGTGAAAAAACTCTCGGAACTTTTATCAATACCATACCTCTACGGCTACAACTAAAAGCAGGAACTTGGATTGACTTAGTAAAACAAGCTTTTGCAGCCGAACAAGAGTTATTACCCTACAGACACTATCCCTATTCAGAGTTGCAAAAATTTGGCAATCGCCAGCCACTCCAACCTTTATTAGAGACGGTGTTTAATTATACACACTTTCATGTTTATCAACTTCTGCAAGATTTATCAGGGTTAGAAATTATTGGGGGTCAAGGTTTTGGTGAAAGTAACTTTACCTTAAGAGTAGAGTTTAATCGCAACCATATTACTGACCACATTCAACTTGACTTAGAGTGCAAAATGGCAGAAATCAGCAGCACTCAATTAGCCGCCATTGGTAGCTATTACAGCGAAACCTTGATAGCGATGGCCACACAGCCATTTAACCGTCATGAAGAACAATGTTTGCTAAGTACCGCACAACAGCAACAAATACTAGTAGAGTGGAATGAAACTGCGATCGCCTATCCTGAAAACTTGTGTATTCATCAACAATTTGAGGCGCAAATTGTACGTAACCCCGATGCGATCGCCCTAGTATATGAAAATGAACAACTCACCTACCAAGAACTCAACCGACGAGCTAATTTACTAGCAAATCACTTACAGCGTCTCGGAGTTTGTGCGGATACGCTAGTAGCTATTTGTGTTGAGCGTTCTTTAGATGCGATCGTGGGAATATTGGGAATCCTCAAAGCCGGAGGAGCTTATTTACCACTTGACCCCACTTATCCTTCAGAGCATCTCGCCTTTATATTAAAAGATACTCAGGTATCATTGCTATTAACTCAATCCCAATTATTGCCAAAAATACCGAATCATCAAGCACAAACTCTCTGCTTAGATTCTGAATGGGATATTATCGCCAACAATAGTGATGACAACCCCAGTTGTAGAACAACAAGAGAAAATCTCGCCTATGTAATCTACACCTCCGGTTCCACAGGTAATCCCAAGGGAGTGTTAATTACTCACCAAAACTTAGTCCACTCCACCAACGCCCGGATAGCCTACTATCAAACACCAATTAGCAGCTTTTTATTGATTCCATCCTTTGCTTTTGATAGTTCTGTTGCCGTTATTTTTTGGACATTATGCCAAGGTGGTAAATTAATTTTAATTAAAGATGGTTGGCAACGAGATATTTGGCAGTTAGCACAACTAATTGAGCAACATCAAATTACACATTGGTTGAGCGTACCTTCACTGTATAACTCCCTGTTAGCGCATATAGAAAACCAGCAATTAATATCGCTACAAACTGTAATTGTAGCCGGAGAAACTTGTAGTATTGAGTTAGTCAAAAATCATCAAAAATTACTACCAAATACATCCCTATTCAACGAATACGGCCCAACAGAAACCACCGTTTGGAGTAGTGTTTATAACTGTTCCCACCACGATTTAAACAACAATCCTATTCCTATTGGTCGTCCCATTGGCAATACCGAAATTTATATACTCAATTCTCACCTCCAACCAGTACCAATCGGAACACCTGGGGAAATCTACATCGGTGGTTTTGGTGTAAGTAAAGGATATCTCAACCGACCAGAATTAACCATTGAAAAATTCATTCCTGACCCTTTTAGTAAACAACCAAACGCACGCCTATATAAAACCGGAGATCAAGCACGTTATCTCAGTAATGGCAACATTGAGTTTCTCGGACGTATCGATCATCAAATTAAACTCAGAGGATATCGTATTGAACTAGGGGAAATTGAAGCAGTATTACAACAGCACCCCCAAGTTAAACAAGCAATAGTTATAGCAAGAAATATTGACTCAGAAAATCAGCAGTTAGTAGCTTATGTTGTCCCATCTCAACCACAACATTCTTTAACTAATGAACTACGTTCTTTCTTACAAACCAAACTACCAAATTACATGATTCCCTCAGTCATTCTGCAAATAGATACACTCCCACTAACCCCCAACGGTAAAATTGACCGCCAAAAACTACCCGCACCAGAACCCAACAACGAACTTTTAACTGAACTTCTCAAAAAACTCAATTCCCTTTCAGAAGCCGAAGTAAAAACCCTCCTTTCTCAAAAAAATCATCAACCTAATTAA
- a CDS encoding phosphopantetheine-binding protein translates to MNEDILNQINQLSPEKRQLLEMLMQEEATKLQTNYVAPRTAVEETLANIWADVLKLQQVGIHDNFIEVGGDSIQSIKIAARAMKLGIKFTINQIFDHPTIAELSTVADTSLFNTKQQPLTTTKTRQFPEAELSQGELNQILKKHQN, encoded by the coding sequence ATGAACGAAGATATTTTAAATCAGATTAATCAACTTTCCCCAGAAAAACGCCAACTTCTGGAAATGTTAATGCAAGAAGAAGCGACAAAATTACAAACCAATTATGTCGCACCCCGCACAGCAGTTGAGGAAACATTAGCTAATATCTGGGCTGATGTCTTAAAACTCCAGCAAGTTGGTATTCATGACAATTTCATTGAAGTGGGTGGTGACTCCATTCAAAGTATTAAAATCGCTGCTAGAGCAATGAAATTAGGTATTAAATTCACCATCAATCAAATTTTTGACCATCCCACAATTGCCGAACTATCAACAGTAGCAGATACAAGTTTATTCAATACAAAACAACAGCCTTTGACTACTACAAAAACCAGACAATTTCCCGAAGCAGAATTGAGCCAAGGCGAACTTAATCAGATTCTCAAAAAGCATCAAAATTAA